In Aureibaculum algae, the following are encoded in one genomic region:
- a CDS encoding DUF695 domain-containing protein: MFNKFFKKSSEKSLEIKQDWASYFTRVDDKPASIRLNLGLNSVAPIEKYEHRVWFSIQLLNADRNGFTTREEFPKICQIEDDISEALEKKGAIAAGALKTNGTFDVYFYISETIDIANLAAAVMQNHPDYRYATDTKIDTNWSDYFDFLYPAEFEYQTILNQRVLTNLDKEGDNPAIERAVDHWLYFQTATDRATFITAIENIGYKTLSQEKVTKDNYIFQLNISKVSNVNWNTINDNVWELITLAKENNGVYDGWGCPIAK, from the coding sequence ATGTTTAATAAATTCTTCAAAAAAAGTTCTGAAAAATCGTTGGAAATTAAACAAGACTGGGCATCATACTTTACAAGAGTTGATGATAAGCCAGCAAGTATTCGTTTAAATTTGGGACTTAATTCTGTTGCTCCTATTGAAAAATATGAACACAGAGTTTGGTTTTCAATACAACTTTTAAATGCTGATAGAAATGGATTTACAACAAGAGAAGAGTTCCCTAAAATATGTCAAATTGAAGATGATATTTCAGAAGCTTTAGAAAAAAAAGGTGCCATTGCAGCCGGTGCATTAAAAACCAATGGTACTTTTGATGTATACTTTTACATTTCAGAAACTATAGACATTGCTAATTTGGCTGCTGCCGTTATGCAAAATCATCCAGATTATAGATACGCAACAGATACCAAAATTGATACCAATTGGAGTGATTATTTTGATTTTCTATACCCTGCAGAATTTGAATATCAAACAATTCTAAATCAAAGAGTACTTACAAATCTTGATAAAGAAGGAGATAACCCTGCAATTGAAAGAGCTGTAGATCATTGGTTATACTTTCAAACAGCAACTGATAGAGCAACTTTTATTACTGCCATTGAAAATATAGGATACAAAACCTTATCACAAGAAAAAGTAACCAAAGACAATTATATCTTTCAACTAAATATTTCTAAAGTAAGCAATGTTAATTGGAATACGATTAATGATAATGTTTGGGAACTTATAACACTGGCCAAAGAAAACAATGGTGTTTATGATGGCTGGGGCTGTCCAATTGCAAAATAA
- the carB gene encoding carbamoyl-phosphate synthase large subunit translates to MPKNPAIKSVLIIGSGPIIIGQACEFDYSGSQSIRSLKEEGIEVTLINSNPATIMTDPSLADNVYLKPLTTKSIVEILQNHPNIDAVLPTMGGQTALNLCIEAQDKGIWDDFNVALIGVDIDAINITEDREQFRKLMIKIGIGQAPSTTATSFLKGKEIAQEYGFPLVIRPSFTLGGFGASIVYDKKDFDELLSRGLEASPIHEVIIDKALLGWKEYELELLRDRNDNVVIICTIENMDPMGIHTGDSITVAPAMTLSDKTYQRMRDMAIHMMRSIGDFAGGCNVQFAVSPDEKEDIIAIEINPRVSRSSALASKATGYPIAKIATKLAIGYHLDELENQITKTTSALFEPTLDYVIVKIPRWNFDKFEGSDRTLGLQMKSVGEVMGIGRSFQEALHKATQSLEIKRNGIGADGKGEKDYDKIVDKLKNPSWDRVFIIYDAIQMGMPLSRIHEITKIDMWFLRQYEELHFLEKEISTYSLESLPKDLLLEAKQKGYGDRQIAHMIDCYESEVYNRRKELNINRVYKLVDTCAAEFKAQTPYYYSTFENNSIVNGVASAENESVVTDKKKVIVLGSGPNRIGQGIEFDYCCVHGVIAAKEAGYETIMINCNPETVSTDFDTADKLYFEPVFWEHIYDIIQLEKPEGVIVQLGGQTALKLAEKLEKYGVKIIGTSFEALDLAEDRGRFSRLLEELEIPFPQFGTATTADEALAVADELDFPILVRPSYVLGGQGMKIVINKEELENHVVDLLHKIPNNVLLLDHYLDGAIEAESDSICDGEDVYTIGIMEHIEPCGVHSGDSNATLPAFNIGEFVMQQIKDHTVKIAKALKTVGLINIQFAIKDDIVYIIEANPRASRTVPFIAKAYGEPYVNYATKVMLGDKKVKDFTFNPQLKGFAIKQPVFSFNKFPNVDKKLGPEMKSTGESILFIDSLKDDQFYELYSRRKMYLSK, encoded by the coding sequence ATGCCAAAGAATCCAGCCATCAAGTCCGTTTTAATTATAGGTTCAGGTCCCATCATCATTGGTCAAGCCTGTGAGTTTGACTATTCAGGTAGCCAATCTATTCGGTCACTAAAAGAAGAAGGTATAGAAGTTACCTTGATAAATTCAAATCCTGCCACCATAATGACAGATCCTTCTTTGGCGGATAATGTGTATCTAAAACCACTGACTACAAAATCTATTGTAGAAATATTACAAAACCATCCAAACATTGATGCTGTTTTACCAACCATGGGTGGACAAACAGCGTTAAATTTATGTATTGAAGCTCAAGATAAAGGGATTTGGGATGATTTTAATGTGGCCTTAATTGGTGTTGATATTGACGCCATTAATATTACAGAAGATAGAGAGCAGTTTAGAAAATTAATGATTAAGATTGGTATTGGCCAAGCTCCGTCTACCACTGCAACTTCATTTTTAAAAGGAAAGGAAATAGCTCAAGAGTATGGTTTTCCTTTAGTAATTCGTCCTTCTTTTACCTTAGGAGGTTTTGGAGCCTCAATAGTTTATGATAAAAAAGATTTCGATGAATTATTGAGTCGCGGATTGGAAGCTTCACCTATTCATGAGGTAATAATTGACAAGGCTTTATTGGGTTGGAAAGAATATGAACTAGAATTATTAAGAGACAGAAACGATAATGTTGTTATTATCTGTACTATAGAAAATATGGATCCAATGGGAATTCACACTGGTGATTCCATTACGGTTGCTCCTGCCATGACATTATCTGATAAAACATATCAAAGAATGCGTGATATGGCGATCCATATGATGCGTTCCATTGGTGATTTTGCCGGTGGATGTAATGTACAATTTGCGGTGAGTCCTGACGAGAAAGAGGATATCATTGCAATTGAAATTAATCCTCGTGTTTCACGTTCTTCAGCATTGGCATCAAAAGCTACCGGATATCCTATTGCAAAAATTGCTACTAAATTGGCAATTGGTTATCACTTAGATGAATTAGAAAATCAAATTACAAAAACTACATCAGCTTTATTTGAGCCCACATTAGATTACGTAATAGTAAAAATTCCACGTTGGAACTTCGATAAATTTGAAGGTTCCGATAGAACTTTAGGACTCCAAATGAAATCTGTTGGTGAAGTAATGGGTATTGGAAGGTCTTTCCAAGAAGCTTTACATAAAGCCACACAATCACTTGAAATTAAGCGTAATGGAATTGGTGCAGATGGTAAAGGAGAAAAAGATTACGATAAAATTGTTGACAAATTAAAAAATCCAAGTTGGGATCGGGTTTTTATTATTTATGATGCTATTCAAATGGGGATGCCATTGAGTAGAATTCACGAAATTACTAAAATAGATATGTGGTTCTTACGTCAATATGAAGAACTACACTTTTTAGAAAAAGAAATATCAACGTATAGCTTAGAATCTTTACCCAAAGATTTATTGCTAGAAGCCAAACAAAAAGGTTATGGTGACAGGCAAATAGCTCACATGATCGATTGTTATGAGAGTGAAGTATACAATAGACGTAAGGAACTTAACATTAATCGTGTTTATAAATTAGTTGACACGTGTGCTGCTGAATTTAAAGCACAAACCCCTTACTACTACTCTACTTTTGAAAATAATAGTATTGTCAATGGTGTAGCTTCTGCTGAAAATGAATCTGTTGTCACAGATAAAAAGAAAGTGATTGTATTAGGTTCTGGTCCTAATCGTATTGGACAAGGTATAGAATTTGATTATTGTTGCGTACATGGTGTTATCGCTGCAAAAGAGGCAGGTTATGAAACCATAATGATTAACTGTAATCCAGAAACGGTTTCAACAGATTTTGATACTGCTGATAAATTATATTTTGAGCCAGTTTTTTGGGAGCACATTTATGATATTATTCAACTTGAAAAACCAGAAGGTGTTATAGTTCAACTTGGTGGACAAACCGCGTTAAAACTAGCTGAAAAATTAGAAAAATACGGAGTAAAAATTATTGGAACTTCATTTGAAGCTTTAGATTTAGCAGAAGATAGAGGTCGTTTTTCACGATTGTTAGAAGAATTAGAAATTCCTTTCCCTCAATTTGGTACCGCCACAACGGCTGATGAAGCGTTGGCTGTAGCCGACGAATTGGACTTCCCAATTTTGGTAAGACCTTCTTATGTATTGGGTGGTCAAGGGATGAAAATTGTTATCAATAAGGAAGAATTAGAAAACCATGTGGTAGATTTATTACATAAAATTCCAAATAATGTTCTATTATTAGACCATTATTTAGATGGTGCTATTGAAGCGGAATCAGATTCTATTTGTGATGGCGAAGATGTGTATACCATTGGTATTATGGAACATATTGAACCTTGTGGTGTACACTCAGGTGATTCAAATGCTACGTTACCAGCATTTAATATTGGTGAATTTGTAATGCAACAAATAAAAGACCATACTGTAAAAATTGCAAAAGCATTAAAAACTGTTGGGCTTATTAATATCCAATTTGCTATAAAAGACGATATTGTTTATATCATTGAAGCCAATCCAAGAGCTTCTAGAACTGTTCCTTTTATCGCAAAAGCCTACGGTGAACCTTATGTGAATTATGCTACAAAAGTAATGTTAGGTGATAAAAAAGTGAAGGATTTCACCTTTAATCCGCAATTAAAAGGTTTTGCTATCAAACAACCCGTGTTCTCATTTAATAAATTTCCTAATGTGGATAAAAAACTAGGACCTGAAATGAAATCTACTGGTGAAAGTATCCTATTTATTGATAGTCTAAAAGATGACCAGTTTTATGAGTTGTACTCTAGAAGGAAGATGTATTTGAGTAAGTAA
- a CDS encoding arylsulfatase, with amino-acid sequence MNLQKIAIAVIYLLVFTQIGIAQSNEHPNVIIIMTDDQGYGDLGSTGNPHVKTPVIDGLAKESLRFNNFYVSPVCAPTRASLMTGRYSLRTGVRDTYNGGATMASNEVTIAEMLKQANYTTGIFGKWHLGDNFPSRPSDQGFDESLIHLSGGMGQVGDFTTYFKGDKSYFDPILWHNNKKEAYDGYCSDIFTDNAIEFIEKNKETPFFCYLSFNAPHSPLQVPEKYYKQYANIDPSSGFKNDDRPFVKMNEKNKEDARKVYAMVTNIDDNLGKLFKKLDDLNIADNTLIIFMTDNGPQQPRYVAGMRGRKGSVYKGGVRVPFYMKYPMAFKGDKDIDNLATHMDVLPTLSQICNVDLPKEKSIDGKSLVPVIKGESINWDHRPLFFYWSRRYPELYNNMAIQKGNYKLVGHTDYDAEIENFELFNIHEDPYEQNNIILNNKNTANNLKKELDYTYKELINSENLVNQPRIIIGSDHENPVILNRNDASGQRGIWDQEEIYGKWKVSIKEGTYNIRFKFIKKVKANGKMYLETNTMVNQIVNQIDDTDIIEMNNIHFSDMDCDLIPFYNIGSKKILPFWVELEKIN; translated from the coding sequence ATGAACCTTCAAAAAATAGCCATTGCTGTAATTTATTTGCTAGTATTTACTCAAATTGGTATTGCACAAAGTAACGAACATCCCAATGTTATTATAATTATGACCGATGATCAGGGGTATGGAGATTTGGGTAGTACTGGAAATCCACACGTAAAAACACCGGTAATAGATGGCTTGGCCAAAGAAAGTTTAAGGTTCAATAATTTTTATGTCTCTCCAGTTTGTGCTCCTACTCGAGCTAGTTTAATGACTGGGCGGTATTCATTACGCACCGGTGTTAGAGATACTTATAATGGAGGTGCAACAATGGCTTCTAATGAAGTAACCATTGCAGAAATGCTTAAACAGGCTAATTATACAACTGGAATTTTCGGAAAATGGCATTTAGGCGATAATTTCCCAAGCAGACCAAGCGATCAAGGTTTTGATGAATCTCTTATTCATCTTTCAGGAGGAATGGGCCAAGTTGGTGATTTTACAACTTATTTTAAAGGTGATAAGAGTTATTTTGACCCTATACTTTGGCATAATAATAAGAAAGAAGCTTATGATGGCTATTGTTCAGATATCTTTACGGATAATGCCATTGAGTTTATCGAAAAAAATAAAGAGACACCTTTTTTCTGTTACTTATCTTTTAACGCCCCCCATTCCCCGCTACAAGTTCCTGAGAAATACTATAAACAATATGCGAATATTGATCCATCCTCAGGTTTTAAAAATGATGACAGGCCATTTGTTAAAATGAATGAAAAAAATAAGGAAGATGCTCGTAAAGTTTATGCCATGGTTACCAATATTGATGATAACTTAGGTAAACTTTTTAAAAAACTTGATGATTTAAATATTGCCGACAATACGTTAATTATATTTATGACCGACAATGGTCCACAACAACCAAGATACGTGGCCGGTATGCGTGGACGAAAGGGCAGTGTTTATAAAGGTGGTGTTAGAGTTCCTTTTTATATGAAGTATCCAATGGCATTTAAAGGAGATAAGGATATTGACAACTTAGCAACCCATATGGATGTTTTGCCAACACTTTCGCAGATATGTAATGTTGACTTACCCAAAGAAAAATCAATTGACGGAAAAAGTCTAGTACCTGTTATTAAGGGAGAATCAATAAACTGGGACCATAGACCTTTATTTTTTTATTGGTCGCGTCGTTACCCAGAGCTTTATAATAATATGGCGATACAAAAAGGAAATTACAAACTTGTTGGACATACTGATTATGATGCTGAAATTGAAAACTTCGAACTATTCAATATTCATGAAGACCCTTACGAGCAAAATAATATTATCTTAAATAATAAAAATACTGCGAATAACCTTAAGAAAGAACTTGACTATACTTATAAAGAGCTCATAAACTCTGAAAACCTCGTTAATCAACCAAGAATTATAATTGGAAGTGATCATGAAAATCCTGTTATCTTAAATAGAAATGATGCCAGTGGACAACGTGGTATTTGGGATCAAGAAGAAATTTATGGTAAGTGGAAAGTTAGTATAAAAGAAGGTACCTATAATATCCGATTTAAATTTATAAAAAAGGTTAAGGCTAATGGAAAAATGTATTTGGAAACGAATACAATGGTAAACCAAATTGTAAATCAAATTGACGATACGGATATCATTGAGATGAATAATATTCATTTTTCTGATATGGATTGTGACTTAATACCTTTTTATAACATAGGATCAAAAAAAATACTTCCATTTTGGGTAGAGCTTGAAAAAATTAACTAA
- a CDS encoding T9SS type A sorting domain-containing protein, which produces MAKRILSLLSFFFIIVNTVSATDYYVSNSGNNSNTGLSESQAFLTIQHAADLVVAGDVVYVLNGTYAGFDVREKNGEVNQYITFKAKDNNVIINQKGPKRNDGINIENCNYIIVDGFIVNNMIGNGNGIRVVVSDHCIVRNNRCDNNAERAIFTGFTDDILIENNICSNSIDEHGIYVSNSSDRPIIRYNECFGNNSIGIHMNGDLSVGGDGIISDPQIYGNIIHDNNKAAGINMDGVENPIVYNNLIYNNHNAQGIALFKGDGAIVTNGAKIYNNTIIVPSDGRWGILVQAGANINTEIFNNIIINEHAWRGCIAVASTLQFKSDYNILNDKMSNNGDGSSISLSEWQALGFDTNSLIANNLSSIFVAPESNNYQLVEGSQAIDNGSNLVNSVVTYDINKNDRPAGSTYDIGAYEFNATASIDENNFSEVIVFPNPTSDYLSIKNGNNLNDIKYINIYDGVGKRITSYNSPEMMDVRSLSPGLYFLELQTNTNQIINKKVIIY; this is translated from the coding sequence ATGGCAAAACGAATACTATCCTTACTTTCCTTCTTTTTTATTATTGTAAATACTGTTTCGGCCACCGACTATTATGTTTCAAACTCAGGTAACAATTCCAACACTGGACTGTCCGAAAGTCAAGCATTTTTAACCATACAACATGCTGCAGATTTGGTCGTAGCCGGTGATGTTGTTTATGTTTTAAATGGCACTTACGCAGGTTTTGATGTAAGAGAAAAGAATGGCGAGGTTAATCAATACATTACGTTCAAAGCAAAGGATAATAATGTAATTATCAATCAAAAAGGTCCAAAACGAAATGATGGTATTAACATTGAAAATTGCAATTACATTATTGTTGATGGATTCATCGTTAATAATATGATCGGTAATGGTAATGGAATCCGTGTTGTCGTTTCCGACCATTGCATTGTGCGAAATAATCGTTGCGACAATAATGCGGAACGGGCTATTTTTACAGGATTTACTGATGATATACTTATCGAAAACAATATTTGTTCAAATTCAATAGACGAGCATGGAATATATGTTTCCAATAGCTCCGATCGGCCGATTATCAGGTATAATGAATGTTTCGGCAATAACAGTATTGGAATTCACATGAACGGAGATCTTTCAGTGGGTGGTGATGGAATTATAAGTGACCCTCAAATCTATGGTAATATTATACATGACAACAATAAAGCCGCGGGTATCAACATGGATGGTGTTGAAAACCCTATCGTATATAATAACCTTATTTATAATAATCATAACGCTCAAGGCATTGCACTTTTTAAGGGTGATGGTGCTATTGTGACCAATGGTGCTAAAATTTATAATAATACTATAATTGTTCCTTCAGACGGCAGATGGGGTATTCTTGTTCAAGCAGGTGCAAATATAAATACAGAAATTTTTAACAATATTATTATTAACGAACATGCATGGAGAGGTTGTATTGCAGTAGCATCAACATTACAATTTAAAAGTGATTATAATATTCTTAATGATAAAATGAGTAACAATGGTGATGGTTCATCCATTAGTTTGAGCGAATGGCAAGCGTTGGGTTTTGATACTAATTCATTAATAGCAAACAATTTATCATCAATTTTCGTTGCTCCTGAATCAAATAATTATCAATTAGTTGAGGGGTCACAAGCCATTGATAATGGTAGTAATTTGGTAAATTCAGTCGTTACTTATGATATCAACAAAAACGACAGACCAGCAGGTTCAACCTATGATATTGGAGCTTATGAATTTAATGCAACAGCATCAATTGATGAAAATAATTTTAGTGAAGTAATCGTATTTCCAAATCCAACATCCGATTATCTTTCGATAAAAAATGGAAATAACTTAAATGATATTAAATATATTAATATTTACGATGGCGTAGGCAAACGCATTACATCCTATAATTCGCCCGAAATGATGGATGTCAGAAGTTTATCACCTGGATTGTATTTTTTAGAATTACAAACCAATACAAATCAAATTATCAATAAAAAAGTAATCATTTACTAG
- a CDS encoding OstA-like protein has protein sequence MKKVLLLLVFITTFALQAQQKRIEILHADTSIEDDERYPNGTVLLGDVFIEHEGFTLRSKTAVHYKLQNIIRAYGNVVLNQGDTITQTSDYVQYNGKTKKAKSWGKVVLTDPVMTLTTDTLDFDRIKQLLFYKSGATIKDTANVLVSEKGNYFLQTSKFQALSKVVLTNPDYVLESDHLDYYTSNGQAFLYGPSTITGEDNHIYTESGFYDTQKNISHFTKNSVLTYQNRSITADSLYYDRNLAFASATNNIKMLDTLNNAVIRGNYGEFYQKLDSAFVINKAVAITEIEKDSMYVHGDTLLVTGKPENRIIRAYNRVKFFKSNLSGKCDSIHSNQKTGLTQMFRNPVLWSQESQITGDTIHLLSNSETEQLDSLKILRNAFVIQKDSAGYNQIKGRNILGKFFDNDLEDVNVVGNAESIFYVRDDEDNLNGIDKSTCSYINFQLKDKKIKNITYFVNPEGTIYPPSKIPKSDRIFRGFVWRDKERPKKMEDIFIKDDDVIKVKKDEQRTVNSLELINKDSGQK, from the coding sequence TTGAAAAAAGTTTTACTTTTACTAGTCTTTATCACAACCTTTGCATTACAAGCTCAGCAAAAGCGTATTGAAATATTACATGCCGACACTTCTATTGAAGATGATGAAAGATACCCAAATGGTACGGTTTTACTTGGCGATGTTTTTATAGAACATGAAGGTTTTACACTTCGCAGTAAAACAGCGGTACATTATAAACTACAGAATATCATAAGAGCCTATGGAAATGTAGTGCTAAATCAAGGTGACACCATAACGCAAACCAGTGATTATGTGCAATATAATGGTAAGACAAAAAAAGCCAAATCTTGGGGTAAAGTAGTATTGACTGATCCTGTAATGACCTTGACCACAGACACACTAGACTTTGATCGAATCAAGCAGTTGCTTTTTTATAAAAGTGGTGCAACTATTAAGGATACAGCTAATGTTTTAGTAAGTGAAAAGGGGAATTATTTTTTACAAACTTCAAAATTTCAAGCGTTATCTAAAGTCGTCTTGACAAATCCTGATTATGTGTTAGAATCTGACCATTTAGATTATTATACAAGTAATGGACAAGCGTTTCTATATGGACCCTCCACCATTACTGGAGAAGACAACCACATTTATACCGAAAGTGGATTTTATGATACTCAAAAAAATATTTCTCATTTTACTAAAAACTCAGTGCTTACCTACCAAAATAGGTCTATTACTGCAGATAGTTTATATTATGATAGGAATTTAGCCTTTGCCTCAGCCACCAACAATATAAAGATGTTAGACACATTAAATAATGCCGTAATTCGCGGTAATTATGGTGAATTTTACCAAAAGTTAGATTCCGCTTTTGTGATAAACAAAGCCGTTGCCATAACGGAAATTGAGAAAGATTCAATGTATGTTCATGGGGACACCTTACTGGTTACAGGCAAACCAGAAAATAGAATAATAAGGGCGTATAATCGCGTAAAATTCTTCAAAAGTAATTTAAGCGGTAAATGTGATTCTATTCATTCAAATCAAAAAACGGGACTTACACAAATGTTTAGAAATCCTGTATTATGGTCGCAAGAAAGTCAAATTACTGGAGACACTATTCACTTACTTTCAAATTCCGAAACAGAGCAATTAGATAGTTTAAAAATATTACGTAATGCCTTTGTGATTCAAAAAGATTCTGCAGGTTATAATCAGATAAAAGGTAGGAATATATTGGGGAAATTTTTTGACAATGATTTAGAAGATGTTAATGTTGTGGGTAACGCAGAAAGCATATTTTATGTTAGAGATGATGAAGACAATCTTAATGGAATAGATAAAAGTACTTGTAGCTATATCAATTTTCAATTAAAAGATAAGAAAATCAAAAACATTACGTATTTCGTTAACCCTGAAGGAACTATTTATCCACCCTCTAAAATACCAAAAAGTGATCGTATTTTTCGTGGTTTTGTTTGGCGTGATAAAGAAAGACCAAAAAAAATGGAAGATATTTTTATAAAGGATGATGATGTAATTAAGGTTAAAAAAGACGAACAACGTACAGTAAATTCGCTAGAACTTATCAATAAAGATAGTGGACAAAAATAA
- a CDS encoding AAA family ATPase has translation MQQEKALAILKSGKNVFLTGSAGTGKTYVLNEYIKYLRARKVPVAVTASTGIAATHMNGMTIHSWSGIGVKEHLTQGNLASMKAKKYLKKNLGKAEILIIDEISMLHKNQLNLVDRVLRYFKDNQDPFGGIQVVLSGDFFQLPPIGKYNEKSRDKFSFMSEAWVNANFNVCYLTEQYRQSDSSLNDILNEIRTGNVSQQNLQILKEATEHTLEKKEVPTKLFTHNTDVDKINTEHLVELEGRTKTFKATAKGNIKLIDTLKNSVLASENLQLKIGAKVMFVKNNSEKGFVNGTLGKVTGFNAEGHPKVKLSDKRIITVEKEDWSIQDDHNKVLASFSQFPLRLAWAITVHKCQGMTLDEAEIDLSKTFERGQGYVALSRLKRIENLQLKGFNEMALMVDQLAHKADLRFQELSINADQKYTLDELNKMAPAFIRSCGGTTNIKDIDKNKKKIKEKKTTKQSTYDLTLSYLQQKKSIEEIAEERGMTAGTISGHVIRLRSDYPKEDLSFYKPKKALFNKVKKVYELQSKGNEISSKVIFDALNGEVSYQDIKLCIAFL, from the coding sequence ATGCAACAAGAAAAAGCCTTAGCGATTTTAAAATCTGGTAAAAACGTGTTTTTAACAGGTTCTGCAGGTACGGGTAAAACGTATGTCCTTAATGAATACATTAAGTATTTACGAGCCAGAAAAGTGCCTGTTGCTGTAACGGCTTCAACAGGAATTGCCGCGACACATATGAATGGTATGACCATTCATTCTTGGTCAGGCATTGGTGTTAAAGAACATCTTACTCAAGGGAATTTGGCAAGTATGAAAGCCAAAAAATACTTAAAAAAGAATTTAGGTAAAGCCGAAATATTAATTATTGATGAAATTTCAATGTTGCATAAGAACCAATTGAATTTGGTTGATAGAGTGTTACGTTATTTTAAAGATAATCAAGACCCATTTGGAGGCATTCAGGTGGTGCTTAGTGGTGACTTTTTTCAACTCCCTCCTATTGGTAAATACAATGAAAAAAGTAGAGATAAATTTTCTTTTATGTCTGAGGCCTGGGTAAATGCTAATTTTAATGTTTGCTATTTAACAGAACAATACCGTCAAAGTGATTCTAGCCTTAACGATATTTTAAATGAAATTCGAACAGGTAACGTATCACAACAGAACTTACAAATTTTAAAAGAGGCCACCGAGCACACGCTAGAAAAGAAAGAAGTACCTACTAAACTATTTACACATAATACAGATGTTGATAAGATAAATACGGAACATTTAGTAGAATTAGAAGGTAGAACTAAAACTTTTAAAGCCACAGCTAAAGGGAATATAAAATTAATTGACACCTTAAAAAATTCAGTGTTGGCTAGCGAAAATTTACAATTAAAAATTGGAGCTAAAGTGATGTTCGTAAAAAACAATTCTGAAAAAGGATTTGTAAATGGTACCTTAGGTAAGGTAACAGGTTTTAATGCAGAAGGACACCCAAAAGTAAAACTATCTGATAAAAGAATTATCACGGTTGAGAAAGAAGATTGGTCAATTCAGGATGATCATAATAAAGTGCTGGCTAGCTTCAGTCAATTTCCTTTACGCTTAGCTTGGGCAATCACGGTTCATAAATGTCAAGGAATGACTTTAGATGAAGCTGAAATTGATCTATCTAAAACCTTTGAACGCGGACAAGGTTATGTGGCTTTATCACGTTTAAAAAGAATAGAAAACCTTCAATTAAAAGGTTTCAATGAAATGGCGTTAATGGTTGACCAACTGGCACATAAGGCAGATCTTCGTTTTCAAGAACTTTCAATTAATGCCGATCAAAAATATACTCTAGATGAACTTAACAAAATGGCTCCTGCCTTTATAAGAAGTTGTGGTGGTACTACCAATATTAAGGATATTGATAAGAATAAGAAAAAAATAAAAGAAAAAAAAACAACAAAACAATCTACATACGACCTTACATTATCTTACTTACAGCAAAAGAAATCTATTGAAGAAATTGCGGAAGAAAGAGGCATGACAGCTGGTACAATTTCTGGTCATGTTATCAGACTTCGAAGTGATTATCCGAAAGAAGATTTAAGTTTTTACAAACCTAAAAAAGCTCTTTTTAATAAAGTAAAAAAAGTGTATGAGCTCCAATCTAAAGGTAATGAAATAAGCTCGAAAGTGATTTTTGACGCTTTAAATGGCGAAGTAAGCTACCAAGATATTAAACTCTGTATTGCTTTTCTATAA